The following proteins are co-located in the Citrobacter freundii ATCC 8090 = MTCC 1658 = NBRC 12681 genome:
- the rpmJ gene encoding 50S ribosomal protein L36, whose amino-acid sequence MKVRASVKKLCRNCKIVKRDGVIRVICSAEPKHKQRQG is encoded by the coding sequence ATGAAAGTTCGTGCTTCCGTCAAGAAATTATGCCGTAACTGCAAAATCGTTAAGCGTGATGGTGTCATCCGTGTGATTTGCAGTGCCGAGCCGAAGCATAAACAGCGCCAAGGCTGA
- the rpsK gene encoding 30S ribosomal protein S11 codes for MAKAPIRARKRVRKQVSDGVAHIHASFNNTIVTITDRQGNALGWATAGGSGFRGSRKSTPFAAQVAAERCAEAVKEYGIKNLEVMVKGPGPGRESTVRALNAAGFRITNITDVTPIPHNGCRPPKKRRV; via the coding sequence ATGGCAAAGGCACCAATTCGTGCACGTAAACGTGTAAGAAAACAAGTCTCTGACGGCGTGGCTCATATCCATGCTTCTTTTAACAACACCATCGTTACCATTACTGATCGTCAGGGTAACGCACTGGGTTGGGCAACAGCCGGTGGTTCCGGTTTCCGTGGTTCTCGCAAATCCACTCCGTTTGCAGCTCAGGTTGCAGCAGAGCGTTGCGCTGAAGCCGTAAAAGAATACGGTATCAAGAATCTGGAAGTTATGGTCAAAGGACCGGGTCCAGGTCGCGAATCTACTGTTCGTGCTCTGAACGCCGCTGGTTTCCGCATCACTAATATTACTGATGTGACTCCGATCCCTCATAACGGTTGTCGTCCGCCGAAAAAACGTCGCGTATAA
- a CDS encoding DUF1992 domain-containing protein yields MWLLDQWAERHIIDAQSKGEFDDLPGTGKPLTLDDDSHVPTELRAGYRLLKNAGCLPPELEQRREAIQLLEILAGIRKDDPSYPEVSRRLSLLELKLRQAGLSTEFLRGDYADKLLKKINDE; encoded by the coding sequence ATGTGGTTACTGGACCAGTGGGCAGAGCGCCATATCATTGATGCACAATCTAAAGGTGAGTTTGATGATTTACCGGGAACGGGTAAACCGCTGACTCTTGACGATGACTCCCATGTCCCGACTGAACTCCGAGCTGGATACCGTTTATTAAAAAATGCAGGTTGCCTTCCTCCTGAGCTCGAGCAACGCAGAGAAGCAATACAGCTGCTTGAAATACTCGCGGGGATCCGCAAAGATGATCCAAGTTATCCGGAGGTGAGCCGAAGACTGTCGCTGCTGGAACTTAAACTTCGGCAGGCTGGACTCAGTACCGAGTTTTTGCGCGGTGACTACGCAGATAAGCTGCTAAAAAAGATCAACGATGAATAG
- the secY gene encoding preprotein translocase subunit SecY: MAKQPGLDFQSAKGGLGELKRRLLFVIGALIVFRIGSFIPIPGIDAAVLAKLLEQQRGTIIEMFNMFSGGALSRASIFALGIMPYISASIIIQLLTVVHPTLAEIKKEGESGRRKISQYTRYGTLVLAIFQSIGIATGLPNMPGMQGLVMNPGFAFYFTAVVSLVTGTMFLMWLGEQITERGIGNGISIIIFAGIVAGLPPAIAHTIEQARQGDLHFLVLLLVAVLVFAVTFFVVFVERGQRRIVVNYAKRQQGRRVYAAQSTHLPLKVNMAGVIPAIFASSIILFPATIASWFGGGTGWNWLTTISLYLQPGQPLYVLLYASAIIFFCFFYTALVFNPRETADNLKKSGAFVPGIRPGEQTAKYIDKVMTRLTLVGALYITFICLIPEFMRDAMKVPFYFGGTSLLIVVVVIMDFMAQVQTLMMSSQYESALKKANLKGYGR, from the coding sequence ATGGCTAAACAACCGGGATTAGATTTTCAAAGTGCCAAAGGTGGCTTAGGCGAGCTGAAACGCAGACTGCTGTTTGTAATCGGCGCGCTGATTGTGTTCCGTATTGGCTCTTTCATTCCGATCCCTGGTATTGATGCCGCTGTACTTGCCAAACTGCTTGAGCAACAGCGAGGCACCATCATTGAAATGTTTAACATGTTCTCTGGTGGTGCTCTCAGCCGTGCTTCTATCTTTGCTCTGGGGATCATGCCGTATATTTCGGCGTCGATCATTATCCAGCTGCTGACGGTGGTTCATCCAACGCTGGCAGAAATTAAGAAAGAAGGGGAGTCTGGTCGTCGTAAGATCAGCCAGTACACCCGCTACGGTACTCTGGTGCTGGCAATATTCCAGTCGATCGGTATTGCTACCGGTCTGCCGAATATGCCTGGTATGCAGGGCCTGGTGATGAACCCAGGCTTTGCATTCTATTTCACCGCTGTTGTAAGTCTGGTTACAGGGACGATGTTCCTGATGTGGTTGGGTGAACAGATTACTGAACGTGGTATCGGCAACGGTATCTCAATCATTATCTTCGCCGGTATTGTAGCGGGACTCCCGCCAGCCATTGCCCATACTATCGAGCAAGCGCGTCAAGGCGACCTGCACTTCCTCGTGTTGCTGTTGGTTGCAGTATTAGTATTCGCAGTGACGTTCTTTGTTGTATTTGTTGAGCGTGGTCAACGCCGCATTGTGGTAAACTACGCGAAACGTCAGCAAGGTCGTCGTGTCTATGCTGCACAGAGCACACATTTACCGCTGAAAGTGAATATGGCGGGGGTAATCCCGGCAATCTTCGCTTCCAGTATTATTCTGTTCCCGGCGACCATCGCGTCATGGTTCGGGGGTGGGACTGGTTGGAACTGGCTGACAACAATTTCGCTGTATTTGCAGCCTGGGCAACCGCTTTATGTGTTACTCTATGCGTCTGCAATCATATTCTTCTGTTTCTTCTACACGGCGTTGGTTTTCAACCCGCGTGAAACAGCAGATAACCTGAAGAAGTCCGGTGCATTTGTACCAGGAATTCGTCCGGGAGAGCAAACGGCGAAGTATATCGATAAAGTAATGACCCGCCTGACTTTGGTTGGTGCGCTCTACATTACCTTTATCTGCCTGATCCCGGAGTTCATGCGTGATGCAATGAAAGTACCGTTCTACTTCGGTGGGACCTCACTGCTTATCGTTGTTGTCGTGATTATGGACTTTATGGCTCAAGTGCAAACTCTGATGATGTCAAGTCAGTACGAGTCTGCATTGAAGAAGGCGAATCTGAAAGGCTACGGCCGTTAA
- a CDS encoding DNA-directed RNA polymerase subunit alpha → MQGSVTEFLKPRLVDIEQVSSTHAKVTLEPLERGFGHTLGNALRRILLSSMPGCAVTEVEIDGVLHEYSTKEGVQEDILEILLNLKGLAVRVQGKDDVILTLNKSGIGPVTAADITHDGDVEIVKPQHVICHLTDENASISMRIKVQRGRGYVPASTRIHSEEDERPIGRLLVDACYSPVERIAYNVEAARVEQRTDLDKLVIEMETNGTIDPEEAIRRAATILAEQLEAFVDLRDVRQPEVKEEKPEFDPILLRPVDDLELTVRSANCLKAEAIHYIGDLVQRTEVELLKTPNLGKKSLTEIKDVLASRGLSLGMRLENWPPASIADE, encoded by the coding sequence ATGCAGGGTTCTGTGACAGAGTTTCTAAAACCGCGCCTGGTAGATATCGAGCAAGTGAGTTCGACGCACGCCAAGGTGACCCTTGAGCCTTTAGAGCGTGGCTTTGGCCATACTTTGGGTAACGCACTGCGCCGTATTCTGCTCTCATCGATGCCGGGTTGCGCGGTGACCGAGGTTGAGATTGATGGTGTACTACATGAGTACAGCACCAAAGAAGGCGTTCAGGAAGATATCCTGGAAATCCTGCTCAACCTGAAAGGGCTGGCGGTGAGAGTTCAGGGTAAAGATGATGTTATTCTTACCTTGAATAAATCTGGCATTGGCCCTGTGACTGCAGCCGACATTACCCATGATGGTGATGTCGAAATCGTCAAGCCACAGCACGTGATCTGCCACCTGACCGATGAGAATGCATCTATTAGCATGCGTATCAAAGTTCAGCGCGGTCGTGGTTATGTGCCGGCTTCTACCCGAATTCATTCGGAAGAAGATGAGCGCCCAATCGGCCGTCTGCTGGTCGACGCATGCTACAGCCCTGTAGAGCGTATTGCCTACAATGTTGAAGCAGCGCGTGTAGAACAGCGTACCGACCTGGACAAGCTGGTCATCGAAATGGAAACCAACGGCACAATCGATCCTGAAGAGGCGATTCGTCGTGCGGCTACCATTCTGGCTGAACAACTGGAAGCTTTCGTTGATTTACGTGATGTACGTCAGCCGGAAGTTAAAGAAGAGAAACCAGAATTCGATCCGATCCTGCTGCGCCCTGTTGACGATCTGGAATTGACTGTCCGCTCTGCTAACTGCCTCAAAGCAGAAGCTATCCACTATATCGGTGATCTGGTACAGCGTACTGAGGTTGAGCTTCTTAAGACGCCTAACCTTGGTAAAAAATCTCTTACCGAGATTAAAGACGTGCTGGCTTCCCGTGGACTGTCTCTGGGCATGCGCCTGGAAAACTGGCCACCGGCAAGCATCGCTGACGAGTAA
- the rpsD gene encoding 30S ribosomal protein S4 encodes MARYLGPKLKLSRREGTDLFLKSGVRAIDTKCKIEQAPGQHGARKPRLSDYGVQLREKQKVRRIYGVLERQFRNYYKEAARLKGNTGENLLGLLEGRLDNVVYRMGFGATRAEARQLVSHKAIMVNGRVVNIASYQVSPNDVVSIREKAKKQSRVKAALELAEQREKPTWLEVDAGKMEGTFKRKPERSDLSADINEHLIVELYSK; translated from the coding sequence ATGGCAAGATATTTGGGTCCTAAGCTCAAGCTGAGCCGTCGTGAGGGCACTGACTTATTCCTTAAGTCTGGCGTTCGCGCGATCGATACCAAGTGTAAAATTGAACAAGCTCCTGGCCAGCACGGTGCGCGTAAACCGCGTCTGTCTGACTATGGTGTGCAGTTGCGTGAAAAGCAAAAAGTTCGCCGTATCTACGGTGTGCTGGAGCGTCAGTTCCGTAACTACTACAAAGAAGCAGCACGTCTGAAAGGCAACACCGGTGAAAACCTGTTGGGTCTGCTGGAAGGTCGTCTGGACAACGTTGTATACCGTATGGGCTTCGGTGCCACTCGTGCAGAAGCACGTCAGCTGGTCAGCCATAAAGCAATTATGGTAAACGGTCGTGTTGTTAACATCGCTTCTTATCAGGTTAGTCCGAATGACGTTGTTAGCATTCGTGAGAAAGCGAAGAAGCAGTCTCGCGTGAAAGCCGCTCTGGAGCTGGCTGAGCAGCGTGAAAAGCCAACCTGGCTGGAAGTTGATGCTGGCAAGATGGAAGGTACGTTCAAGCGTAAGCCGGAGCGTTCTGATCTGTCTGCGGACATTAACGAACACCTGATCGTCGAGCTTTACTCCAAGTAA
- the rplQ gene encoding 50S ribosomal protein L17 — MRHRKSGRQLNRNSSHRQAMFRNMAGSLVRHEIIKTTLPKAKELRRVVEPLITLAKTDSVANRRLAFARTRDNEIVAKLFNELGPRFASRAGGYTRILKCGFRAGDNAPMAYIELVDRSEKTEAAAE, encoded by the coding sequence ATGCGCCATCGTAAGAGTGGTCGTCAACTGAACCGCAACAGCAGCCATCGCCAGGCTATGTTCCGCAATATGGCAGGTTCACTGGTTCGTCATGAAATCATCAAGACGACTCTGCCGAAAGCGAAAGAGCTGCGTCGCGTAGTTGAGCCGCTGATTACTCTTGCCAAGACTGATAGCGTAGCTAATCGTCGTCTGGCATTCGCCCGTACTCGTGATAACGAGATCGTGGCAAAACTGTTTAACGAACTGGGCCCGCGTTTCGCGAGCCGCGCCGGTGGTTACACTCGCATTCTGAAGTGTGGTTTCCGTGCAGGCGACAACGCGCCGATGGCATACATCGAGCTGGTTGATCGTTCAGAGAAAACAGAAGCTGCTGCAGAGTAA
- the rpsM gene encoding 30S ribosomal protein S13, with product MARIAGINIPDQKHAVIALTSIYGVGKTRSKAILAAAGIAEDVKISELSEEQIDTLRDEVAKFVVEGDLRREVSMSIKRLMDLGCYRGLRHRRGLPVRGQRTKTNARTRKGPRKPIKK from the coding sequence GTGGCCCGTATAGCAGGCATTAACATTCCTGATCAGAAACATGCTGTGATCGCATTAACTTCGATCTACGGCGTCGGCAAGACCCGTTCTAAAGCCATTCTGGCTGCCGCGGGTATCGCTGAAGATGTTAAGATCAGTGAGCTGTCTGAAGAACAAATCGACACGCTGCGTGACGAAGTTGCCAAATTTGTCGTTGAAGGTGATCTGCGCCGTGAAGTTAGCATGAGCATCAAGCGCCTTATGGACCTTGGTTGCTATCGCGGTTTGCGTCATCGTCGTGGTCTCCCGGTTCGCGGTCAGCGTACCAAGACCAACGCACGTACCCGTAAGGGTCCGCGCAAACCGATCAAGAAATAA